In Chryseobacterium camelliae, one DNA window encodes the following:
- a CDS encoding fatty acid desaturase family protein: MEKPIYLKDSDDAKLFSELRKKVNQRVETIPENRDLYIQIKAIILPLVYFGLYALALLNAERRWIYILSFVLMGISLVLIYLNLIHEAAHNNIFKNKKLNSAVLQIFDFVGANSYIWKKRHISSHHAYPNVDGWDTDIEQSGLLLIVPWIKAKGIQKYQHKFFFLVYPLYLFNWMFIRDFRDFFDNDRVILKTQGSIPVKEKVKMIAYKLFYFFYQIGVPVLFFKVSIGLALGAWFLQVIAASIFALFVLLPLHPLPDNAFPKLDEKNGLPFSWLRHQLEVTNDLTNNNWFIRNILGNFNFHVAHHLFPNYSYMYYNEITEEIEAFSKQHGLAYKKFPITTALGKHIDLLRQNANNAYYILEE, from the coding sequence ATGGAAAAGCCTATTTATTTAAAAGATTCAGATGATGCAAAATTGTTTAGCGAACTAAGAAAGAAAGTGAACCAGAGAGTAGAAACCATTCCTGAAAACAGAGACTTATATATTCAGATCAAAGCCATTATTCTGCCTTTGGTCTATTTTGGTCTGTATGCATTGGCACTGCTGAATGCGGAAAGACGGTGGATCTACATTCTGAGTTTTGTACTGATGGGGATTTCTCTGGTATTGATTTACCTGAATCTCATTCATGAAGCCGCCCACAATAACATTTTTAAAAACAAAAAGCTGAACTCAGCAGTGTTGCAGATCTTTGATTTTGTAGGAGCCAATTCATATATCTGGAAGAAGAGGCACATTTCCAGCCATCATGCCTATCCAAATGTAGACGGTTGGGATACGGATATTGAGCAGAGCGGGCTTCTCCTGATAGTTCCGTGGATCAAGGCAAAAGGTATCCAGAAATATCAGCATAAGTTCTTCTTCCTGGTATATCCTTTATACCTGTTTAACTGGATGTTCATAAGGGATTTCCGGGATTTTTTCGATAACGATAGGGTTATTTTGAAAACTCAGGGCTCGATTCCCGTAAAAGAGAAAGTGAAAATGATTGCCTATAAGCTGTTTTACTTTTTTTATCAGATTGGAGTTCCTGTTCTGTTTTTTAAGGTATCTATAGGACTGGCGTTGGGAGCTTGGTTTTTACAGGTGATTGCAGCGAGTATTTTTGCGCTCTTTGTATTATTGCCTTTGCATCCTCTGCCGGATAATGCTTTTCCGAAATTGGATGAAAAAAACGGACTTCCGTTCAGCTGGTTGCGTCATCAGTTGGAAGTAACCAATGACCTGACTAACAATAACTGGTTCATCAGGAATATTTTGGGCAATTTCAATTTCCATGTTGCCCATCATCTGTTTCCGAATTACAGTTATATGTACTATAACGAAATTACGGAAGAAATAGAAGCTTTTTCAAAACAGCACGGATTGGCTTACAAAAAGTTTCCGATTACCACTGCCCTAGGCAAGCATATAGATTTGCTGAGGCAGAATGCGAATAACGCATATTATATTTTAGAAGAATAA
- a CDS encoding alpha/beta fold hydrolase, protein MKSELSHINLSYQTSSQKEYTIPLSYQLFGKDLFSAPVILVNHALTGNSNVAGEDGWWKQLIGENQVIDTNAYTVLCFNIPGNGYDGYSVEGYEDFTPADIAKIFLQGLDFLRINHLYAIIGGSLGGGIGWEMLVLKPKLTDIFIPIACDYRTHDWLHAQCLVQKFLLNQDDQPLQKARIHAMLCYRTPESLNNRFRNRYNHEKQRLESEDWLLYHGNALNERFSLRSYKLMNHLLMNINADEAGLGQIRAQIHFIAVDTDLFFPASEIRLCFEKLRDQNQEVCYHEIQSVHGHDAFLMEYQQLQTIIKNILER, encoded by the coding sequence TTGAAATCAGAACTTTCACATATAAACCTTTCTTATCAGACATCTTCCCAAAAGGAATATACTATTCCGTTAAGCTATCAGCTTTTCGGGAAAGACCTGTTTTCGGCACCTGTTATTCTGGTCAACCATGCCCTTACCGGTAATTCGAATGTTGCCGGTGAAGATGGATGGTGGAAACAGCTGATTGGCGAAAACCAGGTGATTGATACCAATGCATATACGGTGCTCTGTTTTAATATTCCGGGGAACGGATATGATGGTTATTCGGTGGAAGGTTATGAAGACTTTACTCCTGCGGATATAGCGAAGATTTTTTTACAGGGTCTGGATTTCCTCAGGATTAACCACCTGTATGCCATCATTGGGGGTTCTCTGGGAGGGGGGATCGGTTGGGAAATGCTGGTGCTGAAACCTAAGCTGACAGATATTTTCATTCCTATTGCATGCGATTACAGGACGCATGATTGGCTCCATGCACAATGCCTGGTACAGAAATTTTTGCTGAACCAGGATGACCAGCCTTTGCAGAAAGCACGAATCCATGCTATGCTATGTTACAGGACGCCGGAATCCTTAAACAATAGGTTCAGGAACCGCTATAATCATGAAAAGCAGCGGCTCGAATCTGAAGACTGGCTGCTGTACCATGGAAATGCCCTGAACGAGAGATTTAGTTTAAGGTCTTATAAGCTGATGAACCATCTCCTGATGAACATCAATGCTGATGAAGCCGGGCTTGGACAAATCAGGGCACAGATCCATTTTATTGCTGTGGATACCGATTTGTTTTTCCCGGCATCGGAAATCCGGCTGTGCTTTGAAAAACTCAGGGATCAAAATCAGGAAGTCTGTTACCATGAAATACAGTCAGTTCACGGGCACGATGCCTTTCTAATGGAATATCAACAATTACAAACGATCATTAAAAATATTTTGGAGCGATGA
- a CDS encoding homocysteine S-methyltransferase family protein, giving the protein MKNSEQLYKALSERILILDGAMGTMLQRYKFEEEDYRGERFKDWEHPVKGNNDLLSLTQSQAIEEVHKKYLEAGADIIETNTFSGTTIAMADYHMEDLVYELNYESARIARKACDEYTAKNPEKPRFVAGAIGPTNRTASLSPDVNDPGYRAITFEELRVAYKQQCEALLDGGSDILLVETIFDTLNAKAALFAIDEIQDERNLSIPIMVSGTITDASGRTLSGQTAEAFLISVSHLNLLSVGFNCALGANQLTPYLETLAHNSEFYVSAYPNAGLPNAFGQYDESPEFMAEQIREYVEKQLINIIGGCCGTTPDHIHAIAEMVKAYAPRKVERFV; this is encoded by the coding sequence ATGAAAAATTCAGAACAACTGTATAAAGCGCTATCAGAGAGAATCCTCATTCTCGACGGAGCTATGGGAACCATGCTTCAGCGGTATAAATTTGAGGAAGAAGATTACCGCGGTGAAAGATTCAAAGACTGGGAACATCCGGTAAAAGGGAATAATGATTTGTTATCCCTTACTCAATCCCAGGCCATAGAAGAGGTTCACAAAAAGTATCTGGAAGCCGGTGCGGATATTATTGAGACCAACACATTTTCCGGGACCACCATTGCAATGGCGGATTATCACATGGAAGATCTGGTGTATGAGTTGAACTATGAATCAGCCAGAATAGCCAGAAAAGCATGTGATGAATATACGGCCAAAAACCCTGAGAAGCCGAGATTTGTCGCAGGTGCCATCGGGCCCACCAACAGAACGGCAAGTCTGAGTCCTGATGTAAATGATCCAGGCTACAGGGCGATTACTTTTGAAGAGCTTAGGGTTGCCTATAAACAACAGTGTGAAGCACTTTTGGATGGAGGCTCAGATATTTTGCTGGTTGAAACCATTTTTGATACATTGAACGCCAAAGCAGCATTGTTTGCTATTGATGAAATCCAGGACGAAAGGAATCTGAGTATTCCGATCATGGTATCCGGAACCATTACCGATGCTTCCGGAAGGACGTTGAGCGGGCAGACGGCAGAAGCATTTCTGATCTCTGTTTCTCATCTGAACTTGCTGAGTGTAGGTTTCAACTGTGCTTTGGGAGCCAATCAGCTCACCCCTTACCTTGAAACGCTGGCTCACAATTCAGAATTTTATGTTTCAGCATATCCGAATGCAGGCTTGCCAAATGCTTTTGGGCAATACGACGAATCACCTGAATTTATGGCTGAACAAATCAGGGAATATGTTGAAAAACAACTCATTAATATCATTGGCGGATGTTGCGGTACCACACCGGATCATATCCATGCCATTGCTGAAATGGTGAAGGCATATGCACCCAGGAAAGTAGAGCGTTTTGTATGA
- a CDS encoding ACT domain-containing protein: MKNYNANEIKFLKNRSIIKFEGEDFLGEIGIDGRIFKALTLARISVGIISQQAIENGLSILVHENDSEKAVNCLIDEFEAERKSGKVSQIYSINNVSVLGFVADDFNKVLSELARNNVFPLLLNQIAAEKRVNIVVTSSQDEKAKNIIESEISKKPKTVHLAIIGHGNVGKTLIQQVLESSEEIRRRKKIDLKVVAVANSKKIAFNKKGFDHNWNDEVLTAQHPSDVKELISFSKENQLENLIVVDNTASKEFVKNYHILAENGFDLVSSNKIFNTLPIEEYRRLRYTLNKNNRRYLYETNVGAGLPLIDTIKLLHLSGENITRIKGVFSGTLSYVFNNFSLRNDRFSTIISEALEKGYTEPDPREDLSGNDVARKLLILARELDLINEFKDIRIQNLVPDPLLSVSREEFLSRLEELDDEYQKIKENQEEGYVLRYVGDLHGDLQKDKGELDVQLVSVPATSALGQLKGSDSIFEIYTESYGENPIVIMGAGAGAQVTARGVFGDILRVSETK; this comes from the coding sequence ATGAAGAATTATAATGCCAACGAAATAAAATTTCTGAAAAACAGGTCTATCATTAAATTTGAAGGAGAAGATTTTCTGGGTGAAATCGGAATAGACGGACGTATTTTTAAAGCGCTGACCCTGGCGAGGATCAGTGTAGGGATCATTTCTCAGCAGGCCATAGAAAACGGTTTATCCATTCTGGTTCACGAAAATGACTCTGAAAAAGCTGTGAACTGCCTGATTGATGAATTTGAAGCAGAAAGGAAATCCGGAAAGGTTTCCCAGATCTACAGCATCAACAATGTTTCGGTACTTGGCTTTGTGGCGGATGATTTTAATAAAGTACTGTCTGAACTGGCCAGAAATAATGTATTCCCTTTACTGCTCAACCAGATTGCGGCAGAGAAGAGAGTGAATATCGTGGTGACTTCTTCGCAGGATGAAAAGGCAAAAAATATTATCGAATCCGAAATTTCAAAAAAACCGAAAACGGTACATCTGGCCATCATTGGTCATGGAAACGTAGGAAAAACCTTGATACAGCAGGTTCTTGAATCTTCAGAAGAAATCAGGAGAAGAAAAAAGATCGACCTTAAAGTGGTAGCCGTAGCCAACTCAAAAAAAATAGCATTCAATAAAAAAGGATTTGACCATAACTGGAATGATGAGGTTCTTACTGCGCAACATCCTTCCGATGTAAAAGAATTGATTAGCTTCTCTAAAGAAAATCAGCTTGAAAACCTTATTGTTGTAGATAATACGGCCAGTAAAGAATTTGTAAAGAACTATCATATACTGGCAGAAAATGGTTTTGACCTGGTTTCTTCCAATAAGATTTTCAATACGCTGCCGATTGAAGAATACAGAAGACTGAGATATACCCTGAACAAAAATAACAGGCGCTACCTGTATGAAACCAATGTGGGTGCAGGCCTGCCGTTAATTGACACTATAAAGCTTCTTCATCTTTCAGGAGAAAATATTACCAGGATTAAAGGAGTCTTTTCAGGAACGCTGAGCTATGTATTCAATAATTTTTCTTTGCGAAATGATCGGTTTTCTACTATCATCAGCGAAGCATTGGAGAAAGGATATACAGAGCCGGACCCAAGAGAGGACCTTTCCGGAAACGATGTGGCGAGAAAACTCCTTATTCTGGCAAGAGAATTAGATCTCATTAATGAATTTAAAGACATCAGAATCCAGAATCTGGTTCCGGACCCTTTGCTTTCAGTTTCCAGGGAAGAGTTTCTTTCCCGGCTGGAAGAACTGGATGATGAATACCAAAAAATCAAAGAAAACCAGGAGGAAGGCTATGTGCTGAGGTATGTAGGGGATCTTCATGGTGACCTGCAGAAGGATAAAGGTGAGCTGGATGTACAATTGGTCTCCGTGCCGGCTACTTCCGCACTGGGACAGCTGAAAGGATCAGATTCTATTTTTGAAATCTATACCGAAAGTTATGGCGAAAATCCTATTGTCATCATGGGCGCCGGTGCCGGAGCTCAGGTAACGGCAAGAGGGGTGTTCGGAGATATTTTGAGAGTAAGTGAAACAAAATAA
- the metF gene encoding methylenetetrahydrofolate reductase [NAD(P)H]: protein MKITDHIKNANGKTLFSLEVVPPQKGIGIEDLYRNIDPLMEFKPPFIDVTTSREEYVYIDKGNGLMERRITRMRPGTLGICAAIQHKYNVDTVPHLLCGGFTKEETEYLLVDCMYLGIDNVMALRGDAMKGHQYFEPTKGGHTSAMDLVHQINDLGRGKFLHDDQACDEHNKFCIGVAGYPEKHIEAPSMNYDLKWLKQKVDAGADYIVTQMFFDNKKFIEFVNKAREMGITVPIIPGIKPIATKKHLKVLPQIFKIDLPEELITEVEKAKNNEAVKQIGIEWAISQCKELLNYGVPVLHFYSMGKSDNIKNVASELF from the coding sequence ATGAAAATCACAGACCACATAAAAAATGCAAACGGAAAAACATTGTTTTCCCTGGAGGTTGTTCCGCCACAAAAAGGAATCGGGATTGAGGACCTGTACCGGAATATCGATCCGCTGATGGAATTTAAACCTCCCTTTATTGATGTAACGACTTCCCGTGAAGAATATGTTTATATTGATAAAGGTAACGGCCTGATGGAGCGCAGGATTACCAGAATGCGCCCAGGGACTTTAGGGATTTGTGCTGCCATCCAGCATAAATATAATGTAGATACCGTGCCGCACCTTTTGTGCGGAGGATTTACCAAAGAAGAGACGGAATACCTTCTTGTAGACTGTATGTATCTGGGTATTGATAACGTGATGGCTCTGCGTGGAGATGCCATGAAAGGACATCAGTATTTTGAACCGACCAAAGGAGGCCATACCAGTGCCATGGATCTGGTGCATCAGATCAACGATCTGGGAAGAGGAAAGTTTCTGCATGATGATCAAGCCTGTGATGAGCATAATAAATTCTGCATCGGAGTAGCCGGATATCCGGAAAAGCATATAGAAGCTCCTTCCATGAATTACGACCTTAAATGGCTGAAGCAGAAAGTAGATGCCGGAGCTGATTATATTGTTACCCAAATGTTTTTTGACAATAAAAAGTTCATAGAATTTGTCAACAAAGCCAGGGAAATGGGAATCACGGTACCTATCATTCCGGGAATTAAGCCAATCGCTACCAAAAAACATTTGAAAGTCCTGCCACAGATCTTTAAAATAGATTTACCGGAAGAGCTTATTACTGAAGTGGAAAAAGCAAAGAACAATGAAGCTGTGAAGCAAATCGGTATTGAATGGGCGATAAGCCAGTGTAAGGAATTGCTGAATTATGGTGTTCCTGTGCTGCACTTTTATTCCATGGGAAAAAGTGATAATATTAAGAATGTGGCTTCAGAATTATTTTAA
- a CDS encoding O-succinylhomoserine sulfhydrylase has translation MENFETLAIRSQTERTQFDEHSTPLFLTSSFVFEDAEDMRASFAEEKSKNLYSRFSNPNVTEFTEKIAKMEGAEAGYAFATGMAAIYSTFAALLNAGDHIVSCQSVFGSTHTLFTKYFPKWNIETTYFKADDAQNVEQYIQPNTKVLYLETPTNPAIEVLDLEFFGQIAKKHNLIFIVDNCFATPYLQQPIKYGADIVVHSATKLIDGQGRVLGGVAVGREDLIREIYLFARNTGPAMSPFNAWVLSKSLETLAIRVEKHCENALKVAEFLEGHPNVELVKYPFLPSHPGYETAKKQMKLGGNIVAFEIKGGIEGGRNFLNKIRMCSLSANLGDTRTIVTHPASTTHSKLTDEERNEVGITAGLVRCSVGLEHVDDIIDDLRQALI, from the coding sequence ATGGAAAATTTTGAAACATTAGCCATACGTTCCCAGACGGAAAGAACCCAGTTTGACGAGCATTCAACACCGCTTTTCTTAACATCAAGTTTTGTGTTTGAAGATGCGGAAGATATGCGGGCCAGTTTCGCAGAAGAGAAGAGTAAAAACCTGTATAGCCGCTTTTCAAACCCGAATGTTACGGAATTTACAGAGAAGATTGCCAAAATGGAAGGAGCGGAAGCAGGATATGCTTTTGCTACAGGAATGGCTGCTATCTATTCCACTTTTGCTGCTTTGCTGAATGCTGGCGACCATATTGTCAGCTGCCAGTCGGTATTTGGTTCCACCCATACCTTATTCACCAAGTATTTTCCGAAGTGGAATATTGAAACCACCTATTTCAAAGCAGACGACGCACAGAATGTGGAACAATATATACAGCCCAATACCAAAGTTCTGTATCTTGAAACGCCCACCAACCCGGCTATTGAAGTCCTCGACTTAGAATTTTTCGGGCAGATTGCTAAAAAACATAATCTGATTTTCATTGTGGATAACTGTTTTGCTACCCCTTATTTACAGCAGCCGATAAAATATGGAGCGGACATCGTAGTTCATTCTGCAACAAAACTGATCGATGGTCAGGGGCGTGTTTTAGGTGGAGTAGCTGTTGGTAGGGAAGATCTTATCCGTGAAATCTATCTGTTTGCCAGAAATACAGGTCCTGCCATGTCTCCTTTTAATGCATGGGTATTGTCCAAAAGCCTGGAGACCTTAGCTATACGTGTTGAAAAACATTGTGAAAATGCCTTAAAGGTAGCTGAATTCCTGGAGGGGCATCCGAATGTGGAACTGGTAAAATATCCCTTCCTGCCATCCCATCCGGGCTATGAAACGGCAAAAAAACAGATGAAGCTGGGAGGGAATATTGTTGCATTTGAAATTAAAGGCGGTATTGAAGGCGGCAGGAACTTTTTAAACAAAATCAGGATGTGTTCGCTTTCTGCCAATTTAGGGGATACGAGAACGATTGTAACCCATCCGGCCTCCACAACGCACTCGAAATTAACGGATGAGGAAAGAAATGAAGTTGGAATTACAGCAGGTTTAGTCCGATGTTCTGTAGGCCTGGAGCATGTGGATGATATTATTGACGATTTAAGGCAGGCATTGATTTAA
- a CDS encoding T9SS type A sorting domain-containing protein: MDLRSIQNGKVVIASAKGAGLYEVDLENLQAKPLPGEQNLHIYDLASKYFAHDRAASLQPSVSADIYPTRVDEHFINLSISDKAVKGMVTVTIYDLSGKNVFNQSLGVKDGILNEKVYLKNLIGGSYLVNITDSAGKAILNKKILVTN, from the coding sequence ATGGATCTGCGGTCAATTCAAAACGGAAAAGTAGTCATCGCCAGTGCAAAAGGTGCCGGCCTCTATGAAGTTGACCTCGAAAACCTGCAGGCAAAGCCGCTTCCGGGAGAGCAGAACCTGCATATTTATGACCTTGCCAGCAAGTATTTTGCCCATGACAGGGCTGCTTCGCTACAGCCTTCTGTTAGTGCAGATATCTATCCTACCAGGGTGGATGAACATTTCATTAACCTCAGCATCAGTGATAAAGCTGTAAAAGGAATGGTTACTGTTACCATTTATGATCTGTCAGGGAAAAATGTGTTTAATCAAAGCCTTGGCGTTAAGGATGGAATACTGAATGAAAAGGTATATCTGAAAAATCTGATCGGCGGATCCTATCTGGTCAATATTACAGATTCAGCCGGAAAAGCAATTCTGAACAAAAAAATTCTGGTTACGAATTAA
- the folE gene encoding GTP cyclohydrolase I FolE, whose protein sequence is MVDFTDNDDDIFTGKEHTPIREDAFDKSPDEKIEKITHLFGEIMETLGLDMTDDSLKDSPRRVAKMYVNEIFGGLLPENKPGISTFSNKYKYRQMLVEKDITVYSFCEHHFLPIIGKAHVAYISNGEVIGLSKINRIVDYYAKRPQVQERLTMQIVDALKQALGTKDVACIIDAKHLCVNCRGIKDTASSTITAELSGIFRTNPITRQEFLHYVGSHAKLD, encoded by the coding sequence ATGGTTGATTTTACGGATAACGACGATGATATTTTCACAGGAAAAGAACATACGCCCATACGAGAAGATGCTTTTGACAAATCACCAGACGAGAAGATTGAAAAAATTACCCATCTCTTCGGAGAAATCATGGAAACTTTGGGACTTGATATGACCGATGATTCCCTGAAAGATTCGCCTAGGCGTGTCGCCAAAATGTACGTGAATGAGATTTTCGGAGGTCTTCTGCCGGAAAATAAACCGGGAATTTCCACCTTTTCCAATAAATACAAATACCGCCAGATGCTGGTGGAAAAAGATATTACCGTATATTCATTTTGCGAACACCACTTTCTGCCCATCATTGGAAAAGCGCACGTCGCTTATATTTCCAACGGAGAGGTAATTGGGCTTTCGAAAATCAACAGGATTGTTGATTACTATGCCAAAAGGCCCCAGGTTCAGGAGCGGCTTACCATGCAGATCGTAGATGCCCTTAAACAGGCTCTGGGAACAAAAGATGTAGCCTGCATCATTGATGCCAAACATCTTTGCGTAAATTGCAGGGGAATTAAGGATACAGCAAGCTCCACCATAACAGCAGAACTTAGCGGGATCTTCAGGACCAATCCTATTACCCGTCAGGAATTCCTGCATTATGTAGGAAGCCATGCGAAATTGGATTAA
- the cysS gene encoding cysteine--tRNA ligase, with protein MQLKIYNSLSGEKEIFKPILEGNVGMYVCGPTVYSNVHLGNVRTFLSFDFIYRSLKHLGYKVRYVRNITDAGHLTDDGDVNNDRFVKQTRLEKLEPMEIVQKYTVDFHKVLEMFNLLPPNIEPTATGHIVEQIELTQKLIERGFAYESNGSVYFDVLEYNRRGLNYGELSKRNIEELFANTRDLDGQGEKRNPQDFALWKKASPAHIMRWNSPWGEGFPGWHLECTAMSTKYLGETFDIHGGGMDLKFPHHECEIAQGKACNDAAPVNYWMHANMLTMNGQRMSKSTGNYILPMQLVSGENDFFEKPFHPSIVRFCFLQAHYRSVLDISNDAMIASEKGFIRLMEALKIINGEQIREKAVHQGTSSFNYSEWKGKAYDALTDDFNSPVLIAHLFEAVKFIFALNDGKETISAEELEDLKSTLNAFVFDVLGLQNIEENNNEKLDQTLKVLIELRNQARKAKNFELSDQIRDKLLAEGIELKDGRDGTSYVLN; from the coding sequence ATGCAATTAAAAATATACAACTCGCTTTCAGGCGAAAAAGAAATATTCAAACCCATCTTAGAAGGAAACGTCGGGATGTATGTTTGCGGACCTACCGTGTACAGCAATGTACACCTGGGGAATGTAAGGACTTTCCTTTCCTTTGATTTTATTTACAGAAGCCTGAAGCACCTCGGCTATAAAGTGAGGTATGTAAGGAATATTACGGATGCCGGACACCTTACCGACGACGGGGATGTCAATAACGACAGGTTTGTAAAACAAACCCGCCTGGAAAAACTTGAACCAATGGAAATCGTACAGAAATATACCGTAGATTTTCACAAGGTTTTAGAGATGTTCAACCTTCTGCCACCCAATATTGAGCCGACAGCTACAGGTCACATCGTAGAACAGATCGAACTGACCCAAAAGCTGATTGAAAGGGGCTTTGCCTATGAAAGCAACGGTTCTGTTTACTTTGATGTATTGGAATACAACAGGAGAGGGCTGAATTACGGCGAACTTTCAAAAAGAAATATTGAAGAACTCTTTGCCAATACCCGGGACCTGGATGGGCAGGGAGAGAAGAGAAATCCGCAGGATTTTGCCCTCTGGAAAAAAGCTTCCCCGGCACACATCATGCGATGGAATTCTCCGTGGGGCGAAGGCTTTCCCGGATGGCACCTGGAATGTACAGCCATGAGTACCAAATACCTGGGAGAAACCTTTGATATCCACGGAGGAGGAATGGACCTTAAATTTCCTCACCACGAATGCGAAATCGCCCAGGGAAAAGCCTGCAACGACGCCGCTCCGGTAAATTACTGGATGCATGCCAATATGTTAACCATGAACGGGCAGAGGATGAGTAAGTCCACCGGAAACTATATCCTGCCTATGCAGCTTGTTTCAGGAGAAAATGATTTCTTCGAAAAGCCTTTTCATCCGTCGATTGTAAGGTTCTGCTTCCTGCAGGCCCATTACAGAAGTGTTCTGGACATTTCCAATGATGCCATGATAGCCAGTGAAAAAGGATTCATCAGATTGATGGAAGCCCTTAAAATCATCAACGGGGAACAGATTAGAGAAAAAGCAGTCCATCAGGGTACTTCATCCTTTAATTATTCAGAATGGAAAGGCAAGGCGTATGATGCGCTGACGGATGATTTCAATTCACCGGTTCTTATTGCCCACCTTTTTGAAGCGGTAAAATTTATTTTCGCTTTGAACGATGGTAAGGAAACTATTTCAGCAGAAGAACTGGAAGACCTGAAATCTACATTGAATGCTTTTGTATTTGATGTCCTTGGGCTTCAGAACATTGAAGAAAATAATAACGAAAAGCTGGATCAGACGTTAAAAGTACTGATAGAGCTCAGGAACCAGGCCAGGAAAGCAAAAAATTTCGAACTCTCCGATCAGATCAGGGATAAGCTTCTTGCTGAAGGAATTGAACTGAAAGACGGAAGAGACGGCACATCCTACGTTTTGAATTAA